The following are encoded in a window of Esox lucius isolate fEsoLuc1 chromosome 14, fEsoLuc1.pri, whole genome shotgun sequence genomic DNA:
- the LOC105014949 gene encoding progestin and adipoQ receptor family member 3-like isoform X3 produces MCAVLPASGANREDYVIYCIGLFCFQVCMLCSVGYHLFSCHRSEKTCRRWLALDYAGICVGILGCYVPGVFYAFYCNIFWRQVYLVTVLALILAVFLAQIHPDYHSQEWQYQRTAIFCSVAGYGVIPAIHWVWLNGGFGSTVVQLFLPRVMVMYLIAGAAFLFYISKIPERYFPGQLNYVGASHQVWHILVVFMLYWWHQTAVYIMNFRHSQPCPPLYTSSG; encoded by the exons ATGTGCGCAGTGCTGCCAGCTTCAGGTGCCAACAGAGAAGACTATGTCATCTACTGCATAGGACTGTTCTGCTTTCAG GTGTGTATGCTGTGCTCGGTGGGGTATCACCTGTTCTCCTGCCACCGCTCAGAGAAGACATGTCGCCGCTGGTTGGCGCTGGACTACGCTGGAATCTGTGTTGGAATCCTTGGCTGTTACGTTCCAGGGGTCTTCTATGCCTTCTACTGCAATATA tTCTGGAGACAGGTGTACCTGGTGACTGTTCTAGCATTGATACTGGCCGTGTTCTTGGCTCAGATCCACCCTGACTACCATTCTCAGGAGTGGCAATACCAGCGAACTGCCATCTTCTGCTCAGTGGCTGGCTATGGGGTCATCCCAGCCATCCACTGGGTCTGGCTGAATGGAGGCTTCGGCTCTACAGTCGTCCAG ttgttcCTGCCTCGTGTGATGGTGATGTATTTGATAGCTGGAGCAGCGTTCCTCTTCTACATCTCTAAGATCCCAGAACGCTACTTTCCAG GTCAACTGAACTATGTAGGTGCCAGCCACCAGGTGTGGCATATCCTGGTTGTTTTTATGCTTTACTGGTGGCACCAGACTGCAGTGTATATAATGAACTTCAGGCACAGCCAGCCTTGCCCCCCTCTTTACACCAGCAGCGGCTAG
- the LOC105014949 gene encoding progestin and adipoQ receptor family member 3-like isoform X2, which produces MHLSIFSKLFIFILSNETVNIWSHLLGFLLFFLLGVNDMCAVLPASGANREDYVIYCIGLFCFQVCMLCSVGYHLFSCHRSEKTCRRWLALDYAGICVGILGCYVPGVFYAFYCNIFWRQVYLVTVLALILAVFLAQIHPDYHSQEWQYQRTAIFCSVAGYGVIPAIHWVWLNGGFGSTVVQLFLPRVMVMYLIAGAAFLFYISKIPERYFPGQLNYVGASHQVWHILVVFMLYWWHQTAVYIMNFRHSQPCPPLYTSSG; this is translated from the exons AACATATGGAGTCATCTGCTGGGGTTTCTGCTCTTCTTCTTACTGGGGGTGAATGACATGTGCGCAGTGCTGCCAGCTTCAGGTGCCAACAGAGAAGACTATGTCATCTACTGCATAGGACTGTTCTGCTTTCAG GTGTGTATGCTGTGCTCGGTGGGGTATCACCTGTTCTCCTGCCACCGCTCAGAGAAGACATGTCGCCGCTGGTTGGCGCTGGACTACGCTGGAATCTGTGTTGGAATCCTTGGCTGTTACGTTCCAGGGGTCTTCTATGCCTTCTACTGCAATATA tTCTGGAGACAGGTGTACCTGGTGACTGTTCTAGCATTGATACTGGCCGTGTTCTTGGCTCAGATCCACCCTGACTACCATTCTCAGGAGTGGCAATACCAGCGAACTGCCATCTTCTGCTCAGTGGCTGGCTATGGGGTCATCCCAGCCATCCACTGGGTCTGGCTGAATGGAGGCTTCGGCTCTACAGTCGTCCAG ttgttcCTGCCTCGTGTGATGGTGATGTATTTGATAGCTGGAGCAGCGTTCCTCTTCTACATCTCTAAGATCCCAGAACGCTACTTTCCAG GTCAACTGAACTATGTAGGTGCCAGCCACCAGGTGTGGCATATCCTGGTTGTTTTTATGCTTTACTGGTGGCACCAGACTGCAGTGTATATAATGAACTTCAGGCACAGCCAGCCTTGCCCCCCTCTTTACACCAGCAGCGGCTAG